The Halomonas sp. 'Soap Lake #6' genomic sequence GCAGTCGGGCAAACAGAAAGGGGCTACTGGCCGTCCAGTGGGGCTGTTAACCCAGTATTTGCTTGATCGTGAGGCCGATGCACAAGTAGAAAATAGTGACGGCTAACACCACAATCAAGCGATCAACGGTTGCCTTTCGTTGACGTTAACGTTACATCTAAGGGCATTAGCATGCGCGCTGTTTTCAGGGCGCATGCTACACCTTACACAACACTAACATTTGCCCTTCGGGGCTAGGCTATAGCGGAGAGAATACGCCGTGCCCACAGCTTCAGATACCCAGTTTGAGTCTCATTTTGAAATACTGCCGTCCAACCAGCCGATGGCCGATGAGATCCGCGACAACATCCTAGAGAACCCAGGCTTCGGTAAGCACTTCACCGACCACATGGCGCATGTGCGCTGGACAGCAGATGCTGACTGGCACGGCCACCAAGTGCGCCCCTACGGCCCGCTGACTCTCGACCCTGCAGCTTCCGTTCTGCACTACGGCCAGGAGATTTTTGAGGGCATCAAGGCTTACCGCCATGCCGATGGTTCAATCTGGACATTCCGCCCAGAGAAGAATGCCGAGCGCTTTCGTCGCAGCGCCCGCCGCTTAGCACTGCCGGAGCTGTCGGATGAGGACTTCATCGGCTCGCTGAAGGCGCTGCTGGCACAAGACCACACCTGGGTGCCAACACCTGCCAACGATACCGACGAATGCAGCCTCTATTTGCGTCCGTTTATGATTGCCTCAGAAGCGTTCTTAGGCGTTCGCCCTGCCCACGAAGTCGATTACTATGTGATCGCCTCACCGGCAGCGGCCTACTTCAAAGGCGGCATCGAGCCGGTATCTATCTGGCTCTCTTCCCACTACAAACGCGCGGCCCCTGGCGGCACAGGCTTTGCCAAGTGTGGCGGTAACTACGCAGCTTCGCTAGCAGCCCAAAAAGAAGCCGCAGACAATGGCTGCAGCCAGGTAGCGTTCCTGGACGCTACTGAAAATAAGTGGATTGAAGAGCTAGGCGGTATGAACCTGTTCTTCGTTTATAAAGATGGTCGTTTAGTAACTCCCCGCCTTACCGATACCATTTTGGAAGGCGTTACCCGCAACTCTGTGCTCACCCTGGCCAAAGATGCAGGTTTAACACCAGAAGAGCGTCCCATCAGCATCGATGAATGGCGTGAAGGCGCTGCGTCTGGTGAAATTACTGAAGTGTTCGCTTGCGGCACGGCGGCGGTCATTACCCCGGTCGGCGAACTGGTCACCGAAAACGAGCGCATTCGTTTACAGGGCGATGGCAACAACGAAATTGCCAAGCGCATCCGCAAGACTCTGCTAGACCTCCAGTACGGCCGCAGCGAAGATAAGTACGGCTGGCTCACCCGGTTGGTATAAGCCTGCTGGTGTAACCCAGAGCCCCACCGCCACTAGCGGCGATGGGGCTTTTGGAAGCGTTGTAACTGCTGGAGCCACTAATGGCACGTATCGATTTTTATATCCTTCCAGATACCACCTTAGAAGCACGCTTGCAGTTTGCCTGCAAGCTAGCCGAAACCATTCACCGCAAAGGTTATCGGCTACACCTGCACTGCGAAGATAAAGCCCTGGCCGAGCAGGCTGACGAAGCGCTGTGGAATTTCCGCCCTGACGCTTACCTTCCCCATGCCCTGGAAGGTAGCGACGAGGCTGCCAGCGTGCCAATTACGCTGGGCTGGCAGCAACTGCCAGTGCCCAC encodes the following:
- a CDS encoding branched-chain amino acid aminotransferase, which translates into the protein MPTASDTQFESHFEILPSNQPMADEIRDNILENPGFGKHFTDHMAHVRWTADADWHGHQVRPYGPLTLDPAASVLHYGQEIFEGIKAYRHADGSIWTFRPEKNAERFRRSARRLALPELSDEDFIGSLKALLAQDHTWVPTPANDTDECSLYLRPFMIASEAFLGVRPAHEVDYYVIASPAAAYFKGGIEPVSIWLSSHYKRAAPGGTGFAKCGGNYAASLAAQKEAADNGCSQVAFLDATENKWIEELGGMNLFFVYKDGRLVTPRLTDTILEGVTRNSVLTLAKDAGLTPEERPISIDEWREGAASGEITEVFACGTAAVITPVGELVTENERIRLQGDGNNEIAKRIRKTLLDLQYGRSEDKYGWLTRLV
- a CDS encoding DNA polymerase III subunit chi — encoded protein: MARIDFYILPDTTLEARLQFACKLAETIHRKGYRLHLHCEDKALAEQADEALWNFRPDAYLPHALEGSDEAASVPITLGWQQLPVPTEETALLNLHPDIPDGVERYVRVAEIINQHQQVLVAKRACWQRYKELGHEVVPHKLG